Below is a window of Solanum stenotomum isolate F172 chromosome 7, ASM1918654v1, whole genome shotgun sequence DNA.
GTGAATAATAGTAGTAAACACCTTTTGAATACTCAATTTTGCATCTATTATTGACTCCTAAAAGTCCAATACAATTTTGCGAGCTCTATAAATACCCCATTTAACACCCATCAAAAAAACATCAATCATATTACTTTACTCTTCATTTATTCATCCAAAAACTATatatccaattttttttgattatttCGCTAACGCATaacaaaatttatcaattatttctcaaaacatAAGACAAAATCATGCCAAGAAAAGGAATGAAAACTCTGAATTGGTTTTCTCCAAAACACAGTTCAGCAACTGATATGAATTCTCCATCTACTTCACCATTCTCTTCTCCTTCCCGTTTCGCCTTTTCGCCATCCAGGCCGAGTTTTTCTGAAGCAGTGATTGATCGGACAATCGAGATGGCTGAGCAGATGATCACGAAATGGGATCCTGATACTACTACCTTCGCTAAGGTGACTTCTCTGTTCTATGAGAATCGAAAAGAAGCTAAGGATTTCATCAAATATGTGAATAATTTACATAAGGCGATGCATTTTCATGCTAGTGAGAATTCCAGATCCGATAAGCTTGTTCGTGCTCAATCATTGATGCAAATCGCGATGAAACGACTGCAGAAGGAGTTTTATCagattctatcaattaacagaGCACTTTTGGATCCTGAATCTATATCCACTGTGTCTTCACGTACTTCGATAAGTACTCAATCGAGTACCTCTGAGTTCAACATTGAGGATGATGATATTGATAATCGTGTTGCAATTGCTGGTGAATCTATTTCTGAAGTTGAGGATATTTCTAATGTTGTAATGGCGGATTTGAGATTGATTGCAGAGTGTATGATTTCTTCTGGATATACGAAAGAGTGCTTGCAGATTTACAAAGTTATACGTAAATCGATCATCGATGAAGGGATTTATAGACTCGGTGTTGAGAAATTGAGCTCTTCACAAGTTCATAAAATGGATTGGGAAGTTATGGATTTGAAGATTAAGAATTGGCTTAATGCGGTGGATGTAGCTATGAAAACATTGTTCGACGGTGAGAGGATTCTCTGCGATCACGTTTTTGCTTCCAGTGATGCAATTAGAGAATCGTGTTTTACTGAAATTTCAAAAGATGGAGCTATGATTCTGTTTAGCTTCCCGGAAATTGTGGCGAAAAACAGTAAGAAGTCGCCGGAAAAAGTGTTCCGTATGCTCGATATGTACACTTCAATCGTCGAGCACTGGACGGAGATTGAAACTACATTTTCCTTCGATTCAGAATCTGCTATCCGATCTCAAGCGATGACGTCTCTCGTTAAGCTTGGCGAGTCTATAAGGATGGCTTTGGCAGAATTTGAAACTGCTCTTCAAAAGGAATCGTCAAAAACGACGGTTGCCGGCGGTGGAATCCATCCTCTCACCATTGACGCAATGAATTACATCATTCTACTT
It encodes the following:
- the LOC125871831 gene encoding exocyst complex component EXO70H1-like encodes the protein MPRKGMKTLNWFSPKHSSATDMNSPSTSPFSSPSRFAFSPSRPSFSEAVIDRTIEMAEQMITKWDPDTTTFAKVTSLFYENRKEAKDFIKYVNNLHKAMHFHASENSRSDKLVRAQSLMQIAMKRLQKEFYQILSINRALLDPESISTVSSRTSISTQSSTSEFNIEDDDIDNRVAIAGESISEVEDISNVVMADLRLIAECMISSGYTKECLQIYKVIRKSIIDEGIYRLGVEKLSSSQVHKMDWEVMDLKIKNWLNAVDVAMKTLFDGERILCDHVFASSDAIRESCFTEISKDGAMILFSFPEIVAKNSKKSPEKVFRMLDMYTSIVEHWTEIETTFSFDSESAIRSQAMTSLVKLGESIRMALAEFETALQKESSKTTVAGGGIHPLTIDAMNYIILLADYSYVLSDILGDSPPPAKSSLPESYFGMADSDESPAPVISLRFAWLILILLCKLDGKAKHYKDASLAYLFLANNLRYIIVKVRSSNLKYLLGENWISKQEGKIKKFASNYEQLGWSHVIQSLPREPNASISPQQVKEIFKRFNSSFEQAHRKQSLYVVPNSKLRDDLKVSIARKILPVYREFYNIHRDTIAKERHSSHVIKYSPEDLAHYLSDLFFGPIESGSSSSVESSPSRTISSQLQ